In the Tessaracoccus lacteus genome, CCCGAAGGCCAGCACATTCGAGTCGTTGTGCTGACGCGACAGCACCGCGGAGTAGGGCTCGGAGCACACGACGCAGCGCACGCCGGGCACCTTGTTGGCGGCGATGGAGATCCCGATGCCCGTGCCGCAGATCGCGATGCCCCGGTCGACCTTCCCGGACGCGACCGCCTCGCCCACAGCCCGGCCGTAGACCGGGTAGTCGGCCCGGCTCGGATCGTTCGTGCCGAGGTCGACGACCTCGTGGCCCATTGCCCGAACGAGTTCCGCGACGTTCTCCCGCAGTTCCATGGCCGTATGGTCGCTGGCGATCGCCACCCGCATGCGTCGTCTCCTCTGTCGATGGGTCACCCAGTCTAGGGCGCGTCTCCTTATGCGTGAAGCCAGAGGGTGATCGCGCGTAGGACAACGCCTCCTCGGTAGATGGCTGCGTGTTTGTCGTATCGGGTAGCGATGCCGCGCCATTGCTTGTGGTCGTTGAAGGAGCGCTCCACGACGTTGCGGTTCTTGTAGGTGACCTTGTCGAA is a window encoding:
- the rpiB gene encoding ribose 5-phosphate isomerase B — translated: MRVAIASDHTAMELRENVAELVRAMGHEVVDLGTNDPSRADYPVYGRAVGEAVASGKVDRGIAICGTGIGISIAANKVPGVRCVVCSEPYSAVLSRQHNDSNVLAFGARVVGDEMAKMITREWLVTEFEGGRHQRRVNQLNALDEGLEIADQVDPLA